A stretch of Electrophorus electricus isolate fEleEle1 chromosome 3, fEleEle1.pri, whole genome shotgun sequence DNA encodes these proteins:
- the rnaseh1 gene encoding ribonuclease H1 translates to MLRLPSFCSLIRRAVCSSAEEMGRKGGFFYAVRKGHTPGVYQTWEDCKDQVDRFPNARYKKFASEEDAWSFVRSDAPTEDCSDPQLPKSLDGGKRPSEDDVNDGASVKRVKLAERAPQPNTSASINADGFTCMGDAVVVYTDGCCTGNGKTGARAGIGVYWGPDHPLNVAERLPGRQTNQRAELQAACRALEQARDRSIKKLVLYTDSKFTINGITSWVKKWKTNGWKLTTGGHVLNKEDFQKLDELNAELEVVWMHIPGHAGYTGNEEADRLSREGAAKPDC, encoded by the exons ATGTTGAGACTTCCTAGTTTTTGCAGTCTCATACGCAGGGCAGTGTGTAGCAGTGCCGAGGAGATGGGAAGGAAAGGCGGTTTCTTTTACGCCGTGAGGAAAGGTCATACGCCCGGCGTGTACCAGACATG GGAAGACTGTAAAGACCAGGTGGACAGATTTCCGAATGCACGTTATAAAAAGTTCGCCTCTGAAGAGGACGCTTGGTCCTTCGTAAGGAGCGACGCTCCGACAGAGG ATTGCAGTGATCCCCAGTTGCCTAAAAGTCTCGATGGTGGTAAAAGGCCCAGTGAGGATGACGTAAACGACGGAGCAAGTGTAAAACGAGTGAAATTGGCAGAGAGGGCACCGCAACCTAACACCTCAGCTTCCATAAATGCAGATGGGTTTACTTGCATGG gAGATGCTGTGGTGGTGTATACAGATGGCTGCTGTACAGGCAACGGGAAGACTGGGGCTCGTGCAGGAATTGGAGTATACTGGGGTCCTGATCACCCTCT TAATGTTGCTGAGAGGTTGCCTGGGAGACAGACAAACCAAAGAGCTGAGCTGCAG GCAGCCTGTAGGGCACTGGAGCAAGCCAGAGACAGGAGTATCAAGAAGCTTGTGCTCTACACAGACAGCAAATTCACCATTAATG GGATCACAAGCTGGGTGAAGAAGTGGAAGACCAACGGCTGGAAGCTGACAACAGGCGGGCATGTGCTTAATAAAGAGGACTTCCAGAAGCTTGACGAACTAAATGCAGAACTTGAGGTTGTATGG ATGCATATCCCAGGCCACGCTGGCTACACAGGGAATGAGGAGGCAGACAGACTCTCCAGAGAGGGAGCAGCCAAGCCTGACTGTTAG